In Paralcaligenes sp. KSB-10, the following are encoded in one genomic region:
- the tssA gene encoding type VI secretion system protein TssA, whose translation MPINSSERTLGLDPVGPQRPAGENPREGEKFSEVQAQIDRLTDIHTDGAVNWDKVASLTSQILREEGKDLSAAIWLLAAWMHLYGSIGLAGGVHVLNDLVHTYWEEMSPPPARLRGRRNQMQWLLDHLGEYLQGELEALPDKVHAELLADWEALDAAWQSHDTEAPAFYGLRRALSAVPIENTAAGAAAPEPSPSSISAEPTNGPAGAPSNTNSPAAPSPALLPTSVPASGADPETVIDSALTNLRPLIEWCLNDHITLPLLFRLNRICAWASLDTIPPNTGGTTRIPPPPDQMTTGLAQVEQGTEAQAVVHFVEARLINQRYWLDLNRAAHAALSRMGASEAAATVAFETTRLIARLPELATLSFSDGRPFADAATRIWLNTLTNTRPAQNGADSDALNDLTEKADADAAAGKLEAALDSLQSAIDQTNSTRDAFRLRVAQCDLLHRFDSRADLRPLLAPLIDVLDVYQLSRWEPDLARQTLELAAAVERRHGAEPSQPPAPMLTRLAGLDCHAAWRLSQAPTS comes from the coding sequence GTGCCGATTAATTCATCCGAGCGCACCTTAGGTTTAGACCCTGTAGGGCCTCAGCGGCCCGCGGGAGAAAATCCTCGCGAGGGTGAAAAATTCTCGGAAGTACAAGCGCAAATTGACCGCCTCACCGATATCCACACCGATGGCGCAGTAAATTGGGATAAAGTAGCCTCGCTGACGAGTCAGATACTGCGCGAAGAAGGCAAGGATTTATCGGCGGCAATCTGGCTTCTGGCAGCCTGGATGCATTTATACGGATCCATCGGCCTAGCCGGCGGTGTACATGTCCTGAACGACTTGGTACACACATACTGGGAAGAAATGTCCCCCCCTCCCGCTCGCTTGCGCGGGCGCCGCAACCAGATGCAATGGCTGCTGGACCACCTGGGCGAGTACCTTCAAGGCGAACTCGAGGCTTTGCCGGACAAAGTTCATGCCGAATTGCTGGCAGACTGGGAGGCACTGGACGCCGCCTGGCAATCTCACGACACCGAGGCGCCGGCGTTTTACGGCCTGCGCCGGGCTCTGAGCGCGGTACCGATCGAAAATACAGCCGCCGGCGCAGCGGCCCCCGAACCTTCCCCCTCGTCGATATCGGCCGAGCCCACCAACGGGCCTGCCGGCGCACCCTCCAATACGAATTCCCCGGCGGCGCCCTCTCCCGCATTGCTTCCCACATCCGTGCCGGCCTCAGGCGCCGACCCCGAAACCGTCATCGACAGCGCCCTGACCAATCTGCGGCCGCTGATCGAATGGTGCCTCAACGACCACATTACTCTACCCTTGCTATTCCGCCTGAATCGCATCTGTGCCTGGGCCTCGCTGGACACAATCCCTCCCAATACAGGCGGTACCACCCGGATACCACCACCGCCCGATCAGATGACCACCGGCTTGGCGCAGGTCGAGCAAGGCACGGAAGCCCAGGCAGTCGTGCATTTCGTCGAGGCGCGCCTGATCAACCAGCGTTACTGGCTCGATCTGAATCGAGCCGCCCATGCCGCGCTAAGCCGGATGGGCGCCAGCGAAGCGGCAGCCACTGTCGCATTCGAAACAACGCGGCTAATTGCCCGCCTCCCCGAACTGGCTACCTTATCCTTTAGCGACGGTCGTCCGTTCGCCGACGCGGCAACGCGCATCTGGCTCAATACGCTGACCAACACGCGCCCTGCTCAGAATGGCGCCGACAGCGACGCCCTGAACGACTTGACGGAAAAAGCCGATGCCGACGCCGCCGCGGGCAAGCTGGAAGCCGCGCTGGATTCGCTGCAATCCGCCATAGATCAAACCAATAGCACGCGGGACGCCTTTCGCCTCAGGGTAGCCCAGTGCGATTTGCTCCACCGATTCGATTCGCGCGCCGATCTGCGTCCCTTGCTGGCGCCACTAATCGATGTACTCGATGTCTACCAGCTGTCTCGCTGGGAGCCGGACCTTGCCCGGCAAACCCTGGAGCTGGCAGCAGCCGTCGAGCGGCGCCACGGCGCCGAACCCAGCCAGCCGCCTGCGCCGATGCTGACGCGTCTGGCCGGACTGGATTGTCATGCAGCCTGGAGACTTTCACAGGCACCTACATCCTGA
- the tssB gene encoding type VI secretion system contractile sheath small subunit: MATDGSVAPKERVNIVYKPATGDAKEDVELPLKQLVVGDFTLKESTVPLDERKPIQVDKDNFNEVLKAQGLNLTMSVPNRLADGETDENLAVNLEFKGIRDFEPDSLVEQVPELKQLIQLRDALKALKGPLGNLPAFRKQIQELVHDEGTRERLLSELGAQEQAPAPKK; encoded by the coding sequence ATGGCCACCGACGGATCTGTTGCACCAAAAGAACGAGTAAATATTGTCTACAAGCCCGCAACCGGCGACGCAAAGGAAGATGTCGAACTTCCTTTGAAGCAATTGGTGGTCGGTGATTTCACGCTTAAGGAATCCACGGTTCCGCTGGACGAGCGCAAGCCCATTCAGGTCGACAAGGACAACTTCAACGAGGTCTTGAAAGCCCAGGGACTGAACTTGACCATGTCCGTACCCAATCGCCTGGCCGATGGCGAAACAGACGAAAACCTGGCCGTCAATCTCGAATTCAAGGGAATTCGTGATTTCGAACCCGATTCGCTCGTGGAGCAAGTCCCTGAACTCAAGCAATTGATTCAACTGCGCGACGCGCTCAAGGCGCTGAAGGGTCCGCTTGGCAATCTGCCGGCTTTCCGCAAGCAGATCCAAGAGTTGGTTCATGACGAAGGCACGCGCGAACGCTTGCTATCCGAGCTCGGCGCCCAAGAACAGGCCCCGGCCCCCAAGAAATAA
- the tssC gene encoding type VI secretion system contractile sheath large subunit has translation MSQDSPQQQPAEGAAAQAGGSLIDQLIETTRVKPGDEAYSITRQGLEAFVAELLEPSRSQEKVSQGLIDDMISALDRKLCRQVDEIMHQADFQKLESSWRSLKFLVDRTDFRENNKIEILNVSKEDLLADFEDAPDITRSGLYKAVYTAEYGQFGGQPFGTIIGNYDFGPGGQDIKLLQSVASVAAMAHTPFIASAGPQFFGLDSYSGLPNLKDLAAVFEGPQFIKWNAFRQSEDSRFVGLTLPHFLLRVPYGDETVPTKKFRYNEDVSNGNKNFLWGNASLAFASRLSESFAQFRWCANIIGPQGGGTVGDLPVYNYEAMGETQVKIPTEVLISERREYELAEQGFIALTMRKNTDNAAFFSANSCQKPKFFGNSKEGKEAELNYKLGSQLPYIFIVSRLAHYIKVIQRENIGTWKERTDLETELNNWIRQYVADMDNPSPGVRSRRPLRQAEITVSDVEGDPGWYRVSMKVRPHFKYMGASFTLSLVGKLDKS, from the coding sequence ATGAGTCAGGATTCACCACAACAACAACCCGCCGAGGGCGCGGCTGCCCAGGCCGGCGGCTCCCTGATCGACCAACTCATCGAGACGACCCGCGTCAAGCCCGGTGATGAAGCGTACTCGATTACCCGCCAGGGCCTTGAAGCCTTTGTCGCGGAACTGCTGGAGCCCAGCCGCTCGCAGGAAAAAGTAAGCCAGGGCCTTATCGACGACATGATTTCGGCACTGGACCGGAAGCTGTGCCGCCAGGTCGACGAAATCATGCATCAGGCCGATTTCCAGAAACTGGAATCGTCGTGGCGTTCGCTGAAATTTCTGGTCGACCGCACAGATTTTCGCGAGAACAACAAAATTGAAATCCTGAACGTATCAAAAGAGGATCTGCTGGCCGACTTCGAAGATGCGCCCGACATCACTCGCTCGGGCCTGTACAAAGCGGTCTATACGGCGGAATACGGCCAATTCGGCGGCCAGCCATTTGGCACCATCATAGGCAATTACGATTTCGGCCCCGGCGGCCAGGACATCAAGTTGCTGCAATCGGTGGCCAGCGTCGCTGCCATGGCGCACACGCCATTCATCGCGTCGGCGGGCCCGCAGTTCTTCGGCCTGGATTCCTATTCGGGGCTGCCCAACCTGAAAGACCTGGCGGCCGTGTTCGAAGGCCCACAGTTCATCAAATGGAACGCCTTCCGGCAATCGGAAGATTCACGTTTTGTCGGCCTGACCCTGCCGCACTTCCTGCTGCGCGTGCCCTATGGCGACGAAACCGTGCCGACAAAGAAATTCCGCTACAACGAGGACGTTTCCAACGGCAATAAGAATTTTCTCTGGGGCAACGCATCGTTGGCATTTGCCAGCCGCCTGTCGGAAAGTTTCGCGCAGTTTCGCTGGTGCGCCAACATCATCGGCCCACAGGGCGGCGGCACGGTAGGCGACCTGCCTGTCTACAACTACGAGGCAATGGGCGAAACCCAGGTCAAGATTCCCACCGAAGTGCTGATCTCCGAACGGCGCGAGTACGAACTGGCCGAGCAGGGTTTCATAGCGCTGACCATGCGCAAGAACACCGACAACGCCGCTTTCTTCTCCGCCAACTCCTGCCAGAAGCCCAAGTTCTTCGGCAACAGCAAGGAAGGCAAGGAAGCCGAACTGAATTACAAGCTGGGCTCGCAGCTTCCCTATATTTTCATCGTGAGCCGCCTGGCGCATTACATCAAGGTAATCCAGCGCGAGAACATCGGCACATGGAAAGAACGCACCGACCTGGAAACAGAGCTGAACAACTGGATACGCCAGTATGTCGCAGACATGGACAATCCATCGCCAGGCGTACGTAGCCGGCGCCCCCTGCGGCAAGCGGAAATTACCGTGTCGGACGTCGAAGGAGACCCAGGCTGGTACCGGGTCAGCATGAAAGTGCGCCCTCATTTCAAGTACATGGGCGCATCGTTCACTTTGTCCCTGGTAGGCAAACTCGACAAGAGCTAG
- a CDS encoding Hcp family type VI secretion system effector produces the protein MAMPCYLSLQGNNQGKIEGSCEVSGHQGKILIQAIEHKIELPKSPQTGLPTGKRQHLGITLTKEIDKSSPKIYQALCSGEQMKTAQLEFFRISPKGTEEKYYTIELTNAVFVSTRLWVSNCLLPDNSQLGHMEDISLTYEKIVWTWVPDGIEAEDSWLAPK, from the coding sequence ATGGCAATGCCGTGCTACCTTAGCCTGCAAGGCAACAATCAAGGAAAGATCGAAGGTTCGTGTGAAGTAAGCGGCCATCAGGGAAAAATCCTGATACAAGCGATCGAGCACAAGATCGAACTGCCCAAAAGCCCGCAAACCGGCCTCCCGACCGGGAAACGCCAGCATTTGGGCATTACCCTGACCAAAGAAATCGATAAATCTTCGCCGAAAATTTATCAGGCCTTGTGCTCGGGCGAGCAAATGAAAACCGCCCAGCTCGAATTCTTCCGCATCAGCCCTAAAGGCACCGAAGAAAAGTATTACACCATCGAGCTGACGAATGCCGTTTTCGTATCGACCCGGCTGTGGGTGTCGAACTGCCTGTTACCCGATAACAGTCAGCTCGGGCACATGGAAGACATCAGCCTGACCTACGAAAAAATCGTCTGGACATGGGTTCCCGACGGCATCGAGGCCGAAGATTCATGGCTGGCGCCCAAGTAA
- the tssE gene encoding type VI secretion system baseplate subunit TssE, producing MQEQRLLERIASFNAGGGRSHMTRAEILVDSILSHLRRILNTRQGSVPIDPEFGVPDFTNLAGSFSVGTTSQISDDMTRMIERYEPRLKKPLIEFIEIQDSVLTLAFSITGLIEVDNLDIPIRLSTQVLPNGKVSLRKS from the coding sequence ATGCAAGAGCAGCGCCTCCTCGAACGCATCGCCAGTTTCAACGCTGGGGGGGGCAGGTCGCACATGACGCGCGCCGAAATCCTGGTGGACTCCATTTTGAGCCACCTGAGGCGCATTCTGAACACCCGCCAGGGCAGCGTTCCCATCGATCCCGAATTCGGCGTACCCGACTTCACCAATCTGGCAGGTTCGTTCAGCGTCGGTACCACAAGCCAGATCAGCGACGACATGACACGCATGATCGAGCGGTACGAACCCAGGCTGAAAAAGCCCCTGATTGAATTCATTGAAATCCAGGACAGCGTGCTTACCCTGGCTTTTTCCATAACAGGGCTGATCGAGGTCGACAATCTGGATATTCCCATCCGGCTGTCTACCCAGGTATTGCCCAACGGCAAAGTATCACTAAGGAAATCCTGA
- the tssF gene encoding type VI secretion system baseplate subunit TssF translates to MLNRYYEQELGHLRGLATEFAARNPALAPMLGANSAGDPDVERLLEGVAFLTSLMRRRLDDDFPEFIQTLAQLLFPHTLRPLPCMTIMQYEPRAALEGPVLIPAGTEFASVPVDGLRTLFRASFPVTVEPLELLAARWEGGGTQARSLRLEFNFTGVAPKDWKGERLRLFLGDSQADAARLFLLLQRYVREVRVGTEGGPLTILPASSIEAAGLRPDLELLPWPAGAHPAWRVLYEYFALPEKLLFLDITGFPRWQSRGPGTRFSVQFVFNQIPDWAPNIGESSFILNATPAVNLFTQDAHPIRVDHRQPEYRIHPTDRNGSTEGIFSVDQVRARMADGTEYECHPFSAFAEGDEASYNLRIHPSALTQDYDHYLSLPYAKGTTPETQTLSIRVTCTHGNLPESLRLGDICEPTDNSPARIGFRNILGVTAHSPPVVDNALLWRVLSHLNANHLALAKEGRLRDLLALYVPPRQFDAHRHAAAQRSLESIENVQVDTRRRIVRGMPVEGSEVRIECRGDHFPGPGNLFLFGTVLDEFLAGTTALNTFSALTLVDTVNGETLTWPAKIGRARLL, encoded by the coding sequence ATGCTCAACCGGTATTACGAACAGGAACTCGGACATCTACGCGGACTCGCCACAGAATTTGCGGCGCGCAATCCGGCGTTGGCCCCCATGCTGGGAGCCAACAGCGCCGGCGACCCCGATGTCGAACGCCTGCTCGAAGGGGTTGCATTCCTGACCAGCCTCATGCGGCGGCGGCTGGACGACGATTTTCCCGAATTCATCCAGACCCTGGCGCAGCTGCTTTTTCCGCACACCCTGCGCCCCTTGCCGTGCATGACCATCATGCAATATGAGCCTCGTGCGGCGCTCGAAGGCCCTGTGCTCATACCTGCCGGCACGGAATTCGCCTCGGTGCCGGTAGATGGTTTACGCACCCTGTTCCGTGCGTCGTTCCCGGTTACCGTGGAGCCGCTGGAACTGCTTGCGGCCCGCTGGGAAGGCGGAGGCACCCAGGCCCGTTCGCTGCGGCTGGAATTCAACTTCACAGGCGTTGCGCCCAAGGACTGGAAGGGCGAGAGGCTGCGCCTGTTCCTGGGCGATAGCCAGGCCGACGCGGCACGCCTCTTTCTGCTGCTGCAAAGATATGTGCGCGAAGTGCGCGTCGGCACGGAAGGCGGCCCGCTCACGATACTGCCGGCTTCCTCCATAGAAGCCGCCGGCTTGCGCCCGGATCTTGAGCTTCTGCCCTGGCCCGCCGGCGCACATCCTGCGTGGCGGGTACTGTACGAATACTTTGCGCTGCCTGAAAAACTGCTGTTTCTGGACATCACCGGCTTCCCCCGATGGCAGTCGCGCGGCCCAGGCACCCGGTTCTCGGTGCAATTCGTGTTCAATCAAATACCCGACTGGGCGCCCAACATCGGCGAATCGAGCTTCATACTGAACGCCACTCCGGCCGTCAATCTGTTTACCCAAGACGCGCATCCCATCCGGGTGGACCACCGCCAACCCGAGTACCGCATTCACCCCACCGATCGAAACGGCAGCACCGAAGGCATATTTTCCGTGGATCAGGTACGTGCGCGAATGGCGGACGGCACCGAATACGAATGCCACCCATTTTCTGCCTTCGCCGAAGGCGACGAGGCCTCCTACAATCTGCGCATTCACCCCTCGGCGCTGACACAGGACTACGACCATTACTTAAGCCTGCCCTATGCCAAGGGCACTACGCCCGAAACCCAGACACTGTCCATACGCGTGACCTGCACCCACGGCAATCTGCCCGAAAGCCTGCGCCTGGGCGATATCTGCGAACCTACCGACAACTCGCCCGCCCGCATCGGCTTTCGCAATATTCTCGGGGTCACGGCACACTCCCCGCCCGTCGTCGACAACGCGCTGCTGTGGCGTGTGCTGTCGCATCTGAATGCCAATCATCTGGCGCTGGCCAAGGAAGGGCGGCTACGCGATCTGCTGGCGCTTTATGTACCTCCCCGCCAGTTCGACGCGCATCGCCACGCAGCCGCCCAGCGCAGCCTTGAATCAATTGAAAATGTCCAGGTCGACACACGCCGCCGAATTGTGCGCGGCATGCCCGTCGAAGGCAGCGAGGTGCGCATCGAATGCCGCGGCGACCATTTCCCGGGCCCCGGCAACCTGTTCCTGTTCGGCACCGTGCTCGACGAATTCCTGGCGGGCACCACTGCACTCAATACCTTCAGCGCATTGACGCTGGTGGACACTGTTAACGGAGAAACTCTGACATGGCCAGCGAAGATCGGCCGCGCGCGCCTGCTGTAG
- the tssG gene encoding type VI secretion system baseplate subunit TssG, with protein MASEDRPRAPAVAGPTPDTLLTEGHRYAFFQALRLIRLRTPHDEALTDNVRVRPAVTLSFPESDIEAIRLDDSGKYSITANFFGLYGVTSPLPTFYTEDLIEEKLQGNSSMRDFLDILHAELYPLLFRAWEKNRLWLTIGERHDTNRLDQLFALVGLSSCGPQHLADARSLLPHAGNFNQFPRSALGLQALVSGLLDGLPVDVEPCVTETVAIPLPSRCLLGEQATQLGEDILLGKQITQRSSSLIVHVGPIPRAQFHALLPGAPLHERLARSIALYLRTPLRCVLGLKVPPSQREGVSLGGGWHQLGWDTWLPEPDTRHPGPHYDEIYLPIDTDSSRFHERTLQ; from the coding sequence ATGGCCAGCGAAGATCGGCCGCGCGCGCCTGCTGTAGCCGGGCCAACGCCCGATACACTGCTGACGGAAGGACACCGCTACGCCTTTTTCCAGGCCTTGCGGCTGATCCGCCTGCGCACGCCGCACGACGAGGCCTTGACCGATAACGTCCGGGTGCGGCCTGCCGTGACCTTGTCATTTCCTGAAAGCGACATCGAAGCCATCAGGCTCGACGACTCGGGCAAATACAGCATCACTGCAAATTTCTTCGGCTTGTACGGGGTTACATCGCCCCTGCCGACGTTCTATACCGAAGACCTGATCGAGGAAAAGCTGCAGGGCAATTCCTCGATGCGCGATTTTCTCGACATTCTGCATGCCGAACTGTATCCCTTGCTGTTCCGCGCCTGGGAAAAGAACCGCCTGTGGCTGACGATAGGCGAACGTCACGACACAAACCGGCTCGACCAGCTGTTTGCCCTTGTAGGGCTATCCAGTTGTGGCCCTCAGCACCTGGCAGATGCGCGTTCCTTATTGCCTCATGCCGGCAATTTCAACCAGTTTCCGCGCTCGGCCCTGGGTTTGCAGGCCCTGGTTTCGGGCTTGCTGGATGGCTTGCCTGTGGACGTGGAGCCATGCGTAACCGAAACCGTCGCCATCCCCCTGCCGTCCCGCTGCCTGCTGGGCGAACAAGCCACCCAACTGGGCGAAGACATTCTGCTGGGCAAACAGATTACCCAACGATCGAGCAGCTTGATCGTGCATGTGGGACCCATTCCGCGCGCGCAGTTTCATGCCTTGCTGCCCGGCGCGCCATTGCACGAGCGCCTGGCGCGCAGCATCGCGCTTTATCTCCGAACACCGCTGCGCTGCGTGCTTGGCCTCAAAGTTCCGCCTTCGCAACGCGAAGGTGTCAGTCTTGGGGGAGGATGGCACCAGCTGGGCTGGGATACATGGCTGCCCGAACCGGATACGCGGCACCCCGGGCCGCACTATGACGAAATCTATCTGCCCATAGACACTGATTCATCCCGCTTTCACGAAAGGACCTTGCAATGA